Part of the Carassius auratus strain Wakin unplaced genomic scaffold, ASM336829v1 scaf_tig00001591, whole genome shotgun sequence genome, TGGCAGTTGCACATTAGACACATTTGCAATCCTTGATGACGGTTCTGAGCGTACCATGCTTCTGCCAGATGCAGTACGAAAGCTTGGCTTGAGAGGTACTGAAGAAAGCTTAGCTCTGAGAACAATCCGTCATGATGTGCAAACCCTTGAAGGGGCTTCAGTCTCATTCCACATTTCTCCATACTACAATCCAAAGAAGCGATATCTGATATCCAGAGCCTTTACTGCACCACAGCTTGATCTCATTGAACACTCGTACCCAATAGCTAAGCTGCAAAGGCAGTACAAACACTTGGCTGGACTACCATTGCAGAGCTTTGAAAAGGCCAAACCTCTCATCCTTGTTGGCGCAGATCAAACTCACATGATCACACCAATTGAGCCAGTAAGACTTGGTCCACCTGGTGGCCCCGCTGCAATAAGAACCAGGCTAGGCTGGACACTGCAGGGCCCTACCAGTCTGTTAGAGCAGCGACTCAAACCAAAGGAGTGTCTCCACATATCCCTTCCTCTTAGCACCACAGAATTGTGCAAGAATGTTAATAGGCTGTGGCAAGTGGATGTTTTGCCCTTTCGGAATGAAACGGAGTGCACAAGGTTAAAGCAGGACCAAAGGGCCATCGAACTGCTGGAAGCCAAAACAATTCGCATAAAGGTGGATGGAATACGCCGGTATGCAACACCCTTGTTACGTAAAGGTGACATGCCCCATCTTCACGCCACTATGGAAGCAGTCATGCCACGCCTACGAAGTACTGAGAGGAAACTTGCCAGAGACCAGCAACAAGCTGTTGCCTATTCCTCCGAAATCCAGAAATTGGTTCAGTCAGGAGCAATCAGAAAGCTCAGTCCAGAAGAAAGAGAAGGAGGCTTTGAATTGAGGCAATGGGCCAGCAATATTCCAGCTGTCATTAACCATCTTCCACCTGAAGCAAGATCGGATGGGTTTGAACTCTGGCTAGCCCATGAAAAGACTGATGTCCAAGAGTCCACATTGGGCCTTAGCTGGAATTGCCCAGCAGATGTTCTGACTTACCGTCACCGGCCCATCGATCATGGGGCTCCAACCATGAGgattatttataaagttttagcCAGTCAGTATGACCCCTTAGGATATATCCTCCCGTATACTACAAGGGCTAAGGTGCTGGTCCAACAACTTTGGAACAAACAGCACAGCTGGGATGATACTCAACTTCCCCAAGCCTTGGTTCAGAGCTGGAATGAATGGGAAAGTCAGCTgcagtttcttcacaaaattaGTTTCCCAAGATCATATGTACCAGCTTCAGTAGATCAAACAAGATCTATTATAGACCTTCACGTGTTCAGTGATGCTTCAGAGAGCGCATATGGAGCAGTCGCCTACCTGCGCACTGAAGATCAGCAGGGTAAGATCCATCTGTCATTCGTATTGGCACGTTCTAGAGTAGCACCTAAAAGAGTCCTGTCAATACCCCGCTTGGAGCTCTGTGCTGCGGTAATTGGTGCACAGCTAAAAACCCAGTTGCAGAAGGAATTAACATTGCCACTTCGCCACACAGTTCTCTGGACAGACTCTACTACAGTGCTGTCTTGGATTCAGTCAGAGTCTTGCCATTTCAAGGTTTTCGTCGGTACCAGAGTGGCTGAAATCCATGAGCTTACCAACACCACCGCTTGGCGATACGTGGATTCAGCTCAAAATCCAGCGGATGACCTTACAAGAGGAAAGACTCTAAAAGACCTTGCTAAGCCAAACAGATGGAGCCATGGGCCCCCATTCCTGCTCCTTTCCTCAGAGAACTGGCCAGCAAACCCTACAGAGTGCCCCGAGATTGACAAGTCTGAGTTCAAGAAATCCGCATTCTGTGGAGTTGTAGCTGTAAACGGACAATTTGGCAGTGAGTACAAGACCTGGACAGAGCTGGTGAAGGCCATTGCACAGGAGCTACATGGGGCGGCTGGAGAGTCAGGAGAACCTACAGCAAACACTTACCAAACAGCAGAGACAGTCATACTCCAGAAGGTGCAAAGTGAGAGTTTTCCTGAAGAATTACAACGGTTGAGATCAGGCAAACCACTTCAACACAATAGCCGCTTACTTACCTTAACTCCAGAATATGACACATCGACCAATCTAATCCGGGTTGGTGGTAGGTTACGACATGCAGAAACCTTAGATCCTGCCCTGAAACATCCAATCGTACTAGATTCTAGACATCCAGCCGTGAAATTACTTCTTCAAGATTTTGATGAAAGACTCTGTCATCCAGGCCCTGATCGGGTGTTTGCAGAAATAAGGAGAAAATACTGGGTGTTAAGAGGAAGAGCAGCCATCCGCATCTTACAGCATGCCTGTACAGAATGTCAAAGACTCAGAGCCAAACCTACCTTTCCCAAAATGGCAGACCTTCCTGTGGCACGTTTACGCCTCTACAAACCAGCCTTCCATTCCACCGGTATGGATTGCTTCGGCCCTTTCCTTGTAAAGATTGGTCGACGAGTAGAAAAGAGGTGGGGAATCCTCTACAAGTGTCTTACCACACGAGCCGTACACGTGGACCTGCTTAACAGCTTGGACACAGATTCATTTTTGATGTCGCTACGTAGGTTTATTGCTCGAAGAGGTTCCCCAGTAGAATTACTGTCAGACCAAGGAACAAATTTCCGAGGTGGTGAACGGGAACTGTGCGAGGCATTCCAGGCCATGTCACCTGATCTCCAGCGAAAACTCGCACCACAAAAGATAGCATTCCATTTCAATCCCCCTGCAGCACCACACTTTGGGGGAGTGTGGGAAAGGGAGATAAGATCCATTAAAATGGCACTATCTACAACTATTGGGGACCAAACAGTACCAGAGGAAGTACTCAGGACTGTTCTGATCGAAGTAGAGAACATCCTTAACTCCAAACCCCTCGGGTATGTGTCTTGCAATGTGGCTGATCCTGATCCAGTAACACCCAACCTTCTTCTCACAGGGAGGCTAGACAACTCCCTACCTACAGTCATATACCCTAAAGAAGAGGGATTGAGTCGTCGCCGTTGGAGACACTCTCAAGTGTTAGCTGACCACTTCTGGTCCTCTTTTATCCGCCATTACCTTCCGAACTTGCAAGTCAGACAGAAATGGCAACATACATTCCCTAATATGACCACAGGCACAATAGTCATGATAATGGATCCTCATCAGCCCAGAGCCCATTGGCCAATTGGAAAGGTAGTCCAGGTGCACCCCAGTCAAGATTCGCAAGTGAGATCAGTGGATGTCCAAGTTCAAGGGAAGGTTTATACTAGACCTGTAGCTCGACTTGTGGCTCTACCCCCCATTCCTGAAGATGATACAGAGGAGACCAATACCCCAACGCAGCAGCAGTGACACACATGCAACCTTCTCAAGTGTCAAATTGAACACAATTTGGGGGCGGCTGTACAAACGGCTTGCATGCATGACCCTTTTAAGACGTGTTGCCCCTTTAAGATGTGTTGCCCTTTTAAGTCTTATCGCCATTTTACCATTGCGCAGCAGTTGAAGAGAAGAGACATTTAGCCGATCCAATACAAGCATAATATGTGTGCGTGCATCCTAAAAGTGAGTTGTTCTTGGTAAATTATGTTTAGTATTGAGATTAAGTTATAATCTTGCAGGCATTTGCagatatgataattattttcgaTAGATTGTGCGTGCATAACCAGCGTTTGTTTACAAGCACGTTATGTATATCTGCCGTGATATTTTACAATCGCTTTATCTCTACTGTTCTCATGTTCTACATTGAGATAGATTGTCTTTAGTTAATCTGTCTGCTGTAAATTGCAAGTATAAGTGTGTTAATGAGGATTATGTGGTAAAATTACCTATTCAGATGCTAATATGCCAATCCATTGAGCTGTAGCATTTCacttatattcagtaatattgctagtaatgttaatttgttgggtttaaaatctgtattattcaccttttttgtatttgttatttttatacagaCCACACCTGTTATATGCTAAATGGGAAAGTAAAGTCCTCAAAGAAAGAACT contains:
- the LOC113069407 gene encoding uncharacterized protein LOC113069407 isoform X1, yielding MSASSETVNPSVRTKRHPAYLQDYEVDLQSFHKTVLPVSTREQPVESSDDDYSSPQVGASAAKPKRAHGLPTFSSPSRLTVRDKHCDHPRLLQQHISSPAYQSSPQYPNRQLQSEYGAEFVPLGDEGDGYQSDRSDASSLKLQRISEENLKLRETQQAIQADLKRIETAKDELIQLLDRACSLQKPLSMSNTRSDYPSVKFHDEAYADDEDWPEPPPPISYDEPENINQCGRQRIKSTTRATPTITPRLTSVEKTRDFGYPSSYDNQFRYGQYPARQIGPPNAHEQPGSLYPEQHRTVSYNVSPPMASVDLTEKYYKGPSPTIPYFCTKDPSEFARLKIALENLLPPDSTEMFKYQVLVDHLKLDDACLIADSFLHSPTPYRDTMLALNERFGQPHQVALRRIATILDSPDISRNDPSAFEKFSLQVQSLVGLLKTLGQTGSVELYCGSHVARLLNKLPPERRADFRRHMLHRPGVTYSLVDLAEWLKYESWCQSYDDQTAKGESRAKREFRVAPRARQTTATVLTGSGNSVDVRATANSPAKVDEKAKGRPMVYCSYCQNSEHAFSQCPQIPTLTKDQLSEWIRSNRRCWRCGLAHQAAHCGLKKPCPLCQRKHLRILHEVNERPVTVSSKTEACLVSSATQTLYLNKPVSSNKVLLKIVRVLLHHGSCTLDTFAILDDGSERTMLLPDAVRKLGLRGTEESLALRTIRHDVQTLEGASVSFHISPYYNPKKRYLISRAFTAPQLDLIEHSYPIAKLQRQYKHLAGLPLQSFEKAKPLILVGADQTHMITPIEPVRLGPPGGPAAIRTRLGWTLQGPTSLLEQRLKPKECLHISLPLSTTELCKNVNRLWQVDVLPFRNETECTRLKQDQRAIELLEAKTIRIKVDGIRRYATPLLRKGDMPHLHATMEAVMPRLRSTERKLARDQQQAVAYSSEIQKLVQSGAIRKLSPEEREGGFELRQWASNIPAVINHLPPEARSDGFELWLAHEKTDVQESTLGLSWNCPADVLTYRHRPIDHGAPTMRIIYKVLASQYDPLGYILPYTTRAKVLVQQLWNKQHSWDDTQLPQALVQSWNEWESQLQFLHKISFPRSYVPASVDQTRSIIDLHVFSDASESAYGAVAYLRTEDQQGKIHLSFVLARSRVAPKRVLSIPRLELCAAVIGAQLKTQLQKELTLPLRHTVLWTDSTTVLSWIQSESCHFKVFVGTRVAEIHELTNTTAWRYVDSAQNPADDLTRGKTLKDLAKPNRWSHGPPFLLLSSENWPANPTECPEIDKSEFKKSAFCGVVAVNGQFGSEYKTWTELVKAIAQELHGAAGESGEPTANTYQTAETVILQKVQSESFPEELQRLRSGKPLQHNSRLLTLTPEYDTSTNLIRVGGRLRHAETLDPALKHPIVLDSRHPAVKLLLQDFDERLCHPGPDRVFAEIRRKYWVLRGRAAIRILQHACTECQRLRAKPTFPKMADLPVARLRLYKPAFHSTGMDCFGPFLVKIGRRVEKRWGILYKCLTTRAVHVDLLNSLDTDSFLMSLRRFIARRGSPVELLSDQGTNFRGGERELCEAFQAMSPDLQRKLAPQKIAFHFNPPAAPHFGGVWEREIRSIKMALSTTIGDQTVPEEVLRTVLIEVENILNSKPLGYVSCNVADPDPVTPNLLLTGRLDNSLPTVIYPKEEGLSRRRWRHSQVLADHFWSSFIRHYLPNLQVRQKWQHTFPNMTTGTIVMIMDPHQPRAHWPIGKVVQVHPSQDSQVRSVDVQVQGKVYTRPVARLVALPPIPEDDTEETNTPTQQQ
- the LOC113069407 gene encoding uncharacterized protein LOC113069407 isoform X2, whose product is MSASSETVNPSVRTKRHPAYLQDYEVGASAAKPKRAHGLPTFSSPSRLTVRDKHCDHPRLLQQHISSPAYQSSPQYPNRQLQSEYGAEFVPLGDEGDGYQSDRSDASSLKLQRISEENLKLRETQQAIQADLKRIETAKDELIQLLDRACSLQKPLSMSNTRSDYPSVKFHDEAYADDEDWPEPPPPISYDEPENINQCGRQRIKSTTRATPTITPRLTSVEKTRDFGYPSSYDNQFRYGQYPARQIGPPNAHEQPGSLYPEQHRTVSYNVSPPMASVDLTEKYYKGPSPTIPYFCTKDPSEFARLKIALENLLPPDSTEMFKYQVLVDHLKLDDACLIADSFLHSPTPYRDTMLALNERFGQPHQVALRRIATILDSPDISRNDPSAFEKFSLQVQSLVGLLKTLGQTGSVELYCGSHVARLLNKLPPERRADFRRHMLHRPGVTYSLVDLAEWLKYESWCQSYDDQTAKGESRAKREFRVAPRARQTTATVLTGSGNSVDVRATANSPAKVDEKAKGRPMVYCSYCQNSEHAFSQCPQIPTLTKDQLSEWIRSNRRCWRCGLAHQAAHCGLKKPCPLCQRKHLRILHEVNERPVTVSSKTEACLVSSATQTLYLNKPVSSNKVLLKIVRVLLHHGSCTLDTFAILDDGSERTMLLPDAVRKLGLRGTEESLALRTIRHDVQTLEGASVSFHISPYYNPKKRYLISRAFTAPQLDLIEHSYPIAKLQRQYKHLAGLPLQSFEKAKPLILVGADQTHMITPIEPVRLGPPGGPAAIRTRLGWTLQGPTSLLEQRLKPKECLHISLPLSTTELCKNVNRLWQVDVLPFRNETECTRLKQDQRAIELLEAKTIRIKVDGIRRYATPLLRKGDMPHLHATMEAVMPRLRSTERKLARDQQQAVAYSSEIQKLVQSGAIRKLSPEEREGGFELRQWASNIPAVINHLPPEARSDGFELWLAHEKTDVQESTLGLSWNCPADVLTYRHRPIDHGAPTMRIIYKVLASQYDPLGYILPYTTRAKVLVQQLWNKQHSWDDTQLPQALVQSWNEWESQLQFLHKISFPRSYVPASVDQTRSIIDLHVFSDASESAYGAVAYLRTEDQQGKIHLSFVLARSRVAPKRVLSIPRLELCAAVIGAQLKTQLQKELTLPLRHTVLWTDSTTVLSWIQSESCHFKVFVGTRVAEIHELTNTTAWRYVDSAQNPADDLTRGKTLKDLAKPNRWSHGPPFLLLSSENWPANPTECPEIDKSEFKKSAFCGVVAVNGQFGSEYKTWTELVKAIAQELHGAAGESGEPTANTYQTAETVILQKVQSESFPEELQRLRSGKPLQHNSRLLTLTPEYDTSTNLIRVGGRLRHAETLDPALKHPIVLDSRHPAVKLLLQDFDERLCHPGPDRVFAEIRRKYWVLRGRAAIRILQHACTECQRLRAKPTFPKMADLPVARLRLYKPAFHSTGMDCFGPFLVKIGRRVEKRWGILYKCLTTRAVHVDLLNSLDTDSFLMSLRRFIARRGSPVELLSDQGTNFRGGERELCEAFQAMSPDLQRKLAPQKIAFHFNPPAAPHFGGVWEREIRSIKMALSTTIGDQTVPEEVLRTVLIEVENILNSKPLGYVSCNVADPDPVTPNLLLTGRLDNSLPTVIYPKEEGLSRRRWRHSQVLADHFWSSFIRHYLPNLQVRQKWQHTFPNMTTGTIVMIMDPHQPRAHWPIGKVVQVHPSQDSQVRSVDVQVQGKVYTRPVARLVALPPIPEDDTEETNTPTQQQ